AGATCAAACTCAGAAACAAGATGATCTGCCAGGAACTGGTCAACGCCAATCAGAGGCTGTCCATCAAGACCCGGCAGTTTCAGGAACTGGTGGATTTTCATAACAGTATCCTGGAAAATATCAATGTCGGCATCTTTACCATTGATTCCCGGTTTGCGGTCACGAGCTGGAATAAAAAGATTCAGGAATTGACCGGCATTTCCCGGGAAAACGCTCTGGAGAAAAACATCTTCTCCCTGTTTCCGGTTTTGCGCGAGGATAACCTCCACCAGCGGATATCTCAGGTTGTGCATCATGGAGGAACCACGGAACTGGGCCATATCTACAGCCTCAATCCGCTGGGCGAGCATGTATGCTGTGCCTATAAAATTTCTCCTATCCGCAAGAATGGAGAGATTCTGGGTGCGGTTCTCCTGGTGGATGATATTACCCAGAAGATCAACCTGCAGCAGGAGCTTAACAAGACGCAGCGGTACTTGAGCCATCTGGTGGAAAACTCTACGGATGCCATCATCAGCTTCGATCTGGACGGAGTGATCGTCACCTGGAACCAGGGAGCGGAGGCCATATACGGATACTCTGATAAAGAGGCGATCGGCAGGAAATGGGACATCCTCGTCCCCGCTCATCACCATGATGAGGTGGGCCACCTCTTCAAATGCGTCAAAGAGAACAGCTCGGTCAAGAACCTGGAATTATCGATGATCAACCGGAAGGGGAAAGAAATTCCCGTTACCATGAGTCTGTCCCTGATCAAGGACCCTCATGGTCATATCTTCGGATTATCCTGTATCTCCAGAGATCAGTCTGAAAAGCGCGACCTTCAGAACCAGCTCATCCACACGCAGAAAATGGCTTCTCTGGGAAGCATGGCCGCAGGTATGGCTCATGACATCAATAATCCCCTGGCTTCAATACTCGCCTATGCCGAACTGCTGGTCAACAAGACGGAAAAAATCGGTTTTACCGAGCTGACCGGTCATCTGCTGCAGGTTGAGGAAGATGTCGAGCGGATCGGCAGCATGATCAGGAAAATGCTCTGGTACTCAAAACCATCTCCTCCTCAGCTCAGCCAGGCCAACGTCAACGAGCAGTTGAACAGAGCCGTGGAATTTGCCAATTTTCAAACCCCTCTGCGGGATATCAAGGTAGTTCGGGAATATGATCCGAATCTGCCGGATACCCTTATGAATACTAGAGAGATAGTCCAGGCCTTTGTCAATCTCATTACCAATGCCGTAAAAGCCATGCCGAATAATCAGGGGACCCTGACGCTCAAAACCTTCCAGCGGCATAACATGACTAATGGAGCTGATGAGATCGTGATCATGGTCAGTGATACCGGCATCGGCATTCCTGAAGAGAACCTTGGCAAAATATTCCAATACTGCTTCACCACCGGCGAAAGCACCGGCAAGGGAAACGGCCTCGGTTTATATGTAGTCAGAGCCATTGTCGAAGAAAACGGGGGCAATATCCAGGTGCAGAGCAAAGTAAATGAAGGGACGACCTTTACCATAACCCTGCCCATAAAAACCGATGGAAAATCCAATCCGTTTCTTCAATGAAAGTGGTCAGTGGCCAGTGGTCAGTAAAAACGGTGGTCAGAAAAAGAGCTGATAACTTCAAACTGATAACTTCTTTAATATCGAGGATACCTGCATTATGAAGATAGCCATTGCCGAAAGACTGAATCAGCTTCCTCCCTATTTATTTGCCAAAATCGACGCTTTGAAGGTGGAAGCCATAAAAAATGGGGTGGATATTATCGATCTTGGAATCGGAGACCCTGACCAGCCAACCCCTCTCCATATCCGGGAGAAAATGAAAGAGGCCGTGGAAGACCGGGCCAATCACCGCTACCCGTCCTATCAGGGCCTGCGCGACTTCAGAGAGGCTGTAGCCCGGTGGTACCAGAGGAGATTCGGGGTCGATCTTGATCCTGATACCGAGGTGCTCTCGCTGATCGGATCCAAGGAAGGGATCGCGCATGTTCCGCTGGCCTTTCTCAATCCCGGCGATGTCTGCCTGGTTCCCGATCCGGGTTATCCCGTTTATCAGGCGGGGACTACCCTGGCCGGAGGGATCGTTCATCGCATGCCCCTCCTGCCGGAGAACGGATTTCTCCCGGATCTGACAAAAATCTCTGATCCCACGGTGCTGCAAAAAGCCCGGCTGTTCTTTATCAACTATCCGAACAACCCCACTGCAGCCACAGCCGAGCCGGGATTTTTCCGGCAGGTAATCGACTTTGCCCGAAAGCATAATATCATCGTCTGCCATGACAATGCCTATTCCGAAATTGCTTACGACGGCTATCAGGCCCCGAGCTTCCTTCAGATCGAGGGGGCCAAAGAGGTGGGAATCGAGTTTCATTCCCTGTCCAAAACCTATAACATGACCGGCTGGCGCATCGGTTTTGCCGCAGGCAATGCCGAAATCATTGCCGCTTTGGGCAAGGTTAAAACCAATATCGATTCGGGAATTTTTCAGGCTGTCCAGAGGGCCGGTATCGCAGCCATGAACATGGACCAGGAATGCGTCCGCGATATGTGCAGGCTCTATCAGGAGCGCCGTGATGTCCTCTGCCAGGGGCTCGAATCTCTTGGGTTTACCGTAGTGCGACCCAGGGCGACCTTTTATCTCTGGATCAAGGTCCCCGCAGGCACCACCTCCGAAGCCTTAACCCTGCGGCTTCTCAGGGAGGCGGGAATCATCTGCACACCGGGTACAGGATTCGGCACCTATGGCGAGGGATTTATCCGCATGGCCCTGACCATCCCCAAAGAGCGAATGGCCGAGGCCGTGGACCGGATGAGAAAGGTTTTGTGAGCATCTGCAAGTACCCAGCCTGAAGGGCAATGCCATTAAGTTAAGAGGCAGCGGAGTTCATGCCCAAAGCTCAGGGCACTGTTTTTTCCCCTCTCCCCTGGAGGGAGAGGACTGGGGTGACGTCCACAGTATTTACCGCGCCGTGTACTTCATAAAAACCAGGGAGAAAAATCATGGCCGCTGAGGTCTATCTGGGTCTTGGCTCCAACATTGAACCCCGGATTCTCCACTGCTATCAGGCTATATATCAGCTTCAGCGATCATCTTCTGGTTCTGTGGTCGAGCGATCCTCATTTTATGAGACCGAACCCTATGGGTATGAGAAGCAGGACTGGTTTATTAACCTGGTCCTGAAAATCCGGACCGAGCTCTCCCCGCATAGTCTGCTGAACCTGACTCAGCAAATAGAGAAAAGTCTGGGCAGGGAGATCAATTTCAGGTGGGGTCCAAGGGTCATCGATATCGACATTCTCCTCTATGAGGATGAGCAGATTGAGGAAAAAGACCTGGTAATTCCCCATCCACTGCTGCACCTTCGCAAATTTGTTCTTTATCCCCTGGCCGAAATCGCGCCGGATCTGGAGCATCCGGCGATTGGCAAGACCGTGAGGGAGCTTCTTCAAACCTGTCCTGACCAGAAGAAGGTTAGAAACCTTGAGCACCGAGAAAGCCGGTGAGGAGCCAGGAGTCGGAATGGATCGACAAGAGGCTTCCAGCAGCTTACTGACTTCTTCAAGTTGACCCATCAAGGTTGAAGTATCCCCATATTCCCCTTTGTGCCTGGTTCTGTGCCTGAGTAGATACCTCTGCTGCAACCCCGGCTGATATCCCTTGACATATTTTTTCGGTTTATGGTAGCATAAGTGCTGGTAAATTATGCCCTTTTGATGGTCCGCTGATTGTATTGTCGGTCCACTGGTTATGGTGGCATACCGTGGCAATCCACTGATCAACGATCAACAGCAGTATATTCCCTCAGGGAGAATTTCATGAGAAAGGAAAAGATAATCCTTCTTTTTGGCCTTGCCCTGCTGCTCTTCCTTGTTTTGGGAAAGGCAGCCGACATCTATGGAGAGTTGTTGTGGTTTCAAGGGCTTGGTTACAGTTCGGTATTCTGGACCATCCTGCTTACCAAGGGATTGACGGCCATTGCTCTGGGAACATTGTTCTTCCTGGTGGCGGGGCTTAACCTGTATCTGGCCCGAAAAACCGGGCCTTCAAAAAAACAGTGGGAGCTTTCCGTCCGGCGGCAGGGCATGGGAGGAGTGGAAACCATCCCCATCAGGCCTGAATACGTTAACCGGCTTCTGTTGCTCGGCTGCCTGGTTCTCAGTGTATTTATGGGTATATGGCCGGCAGGGATGAAGTGGGACGAATTTCTCCGGTTCTGGTATCAGACCCCTTTTTCCCGTCTTGACCCGATCTTTCACCGGGATATCGGATATTTTGTCTTTTCTTATCCGGTCATGGTGTTCATGCAAAAATGGCTTTTTTATACCCTGCTGATAACCACTGGACTGGTTGGCTATATCTATTCGAAAGATGGGGAGATACGGCTCAAGTTGGCTGACTTCATGTTTACCCGCAGGGCCAAGGCCCACCTGTCGGTTTTAGCCAGTCTTCTTCTGCTGCTCTTTGCCTGGGACAAGCGGCTCAAAATGCTGGGGCTGCTCTATTCATCGAGGGGCGTGGTCTTCGGTGCCAGCTATACGGATATGCACGCTCAGTTGATAGCCTACTGGATCCTGTTCATCATTGCCGGGGTGTGTGCCTTTTTATTCTGGATCAATATCTCCTCAAGGGGGTGGAAGTGGCCCCTGATCGGTCTGGCCAGTTTGTTTGTCCTTTCTATCCTGGTGAATGAGCTCTACCCCTGGGCACTCCAGCAGTTTATCGTCGAACCTAATGAACTGGCCAAGGAACGGCCGTATATTCAGCACAATATTCAGTATACCCGCCTGGGATATAACCTCGATAAAATCGAGGAGAAAAATTTTCAGGCCCTTACCAACCTGAGCCTGGCGGATATCCAAAAAAATGCTCTTACGCTCAGGAATGTCAAGCTGTGGGATAAAAAACCCCTGAAACAAACCTACAGCGAGCTTCAGGAGATGCGGCTGTACTACAATTTTATCAATGTGGACGAGGACAGGTATATTCTCAATGGAGAACATACCCAGGTTATGCTCTCTCCCCGGGAGCTTAATCAAAGTCAGTTGCCCGAACAGGCCAGGACCTGGGAAAACGAACACTTTAAATACACGCACGGCTACGGACTCTGCATGAGCCCGGTTAACAGCGTGACCGAAAAGGGATTGCCCAATCTGGTAATCAAGAATATTCCTCCGGTCAGCGAGGTGGACCTGAAAGTCAGGCGGCCCGAGGTGTATTATGGAGAGCGGGCCAATGATTTTGTGATCGTCAATACGGCCAGTCCCGAGTTTGACTATCCCAGGGGAGACACCAATGTCTATACCAATTACCAGGGAAAGGGCGGGGTGAGGGTTGGATCATATCTTCACCGGCTGATTTTTTCCCTGAAGTTTTCAGACTTTAAAATCCTCCTTACCAGTTATGTCAAACCTGAGAGCCGCATTATGTTTCACCGCGAAATCAGGGATATGGTCAGGACCCTGGCGCCCTTTTTGATCTATGATCGGGACCCTTATCCGGTAGTCTCATCAGCCGATGGGCATATATACTGGATTCAGGATGCCTACACGACCACGGACAAATATCCCTATTCCGAGCAATCCATGCTGGTTTCGGCTGATGACAGCCTGCCCCTCCAGGGAGGAGGACCGCTGCCGATGCTTTTGTCCGGTCGGCAGCCCGGAGCTGGAATAATCAATTACATCCGGAATTCGGTCAAGGTGGTAATCGATGCCTATGATGGGACGGCGATTTATTATGTGGTCGATCAGGAAGATCCGATCATTCAAACTTATCAGAAGATGTTTCCTGCGCTGTTCCGGCCTTTTTCCGAAATGCCGCAGGATTTGCGGTCCCATATCCGGTATCCCAAGGATTTATTTGAGATTCAGGCCAATATGTATCAGCTCTACCACATGCAGGATGCCCAGGTATTCTACAATAAGGAAGACCAGTGGGATTTGCCGAGGCAAAAAGGACTCTCAGATCAGGAAGAGTCTCCCATGGAAGGGTACTACCTGACCATGCGCCTGCCGGAGCAGGAAAAAGAGGAATTCCTCCTGATGGTGCCCTTTACCCCGAATAATAAAAGCAACATGATTGCCTGGATATGTGCCCGGTGTGATGGTCCTGATTACGGGAAACTGCTGGTCTATAAGTTCCCCAAGGAAAAGCTCATTTACGGTCCCCGTCAGGTCGAGGCCCGGATCGATCAGCAGACGGAGATTTCCCGTGAGCTGACCCTGTGGAGTCAGCAGGGCTCGCAGGTCTTTCGGGGAGACCTTCTGGTCATCCCCATTGAGCGGGCAATCCTCTATATCGAGCCGGTGTATCTGGTGGCCGCAGGGGAAAGCCAGTTGCCTGAATTAAAGCGGGTGATCGTGGCCTATGGAGATAAGATCGAGATGAAGCCAACGCTGCCGGAAGCCATGCAGGCGGTCTTTGGCCAGGAGATGGCAGAAGCCGCTCCGCCGCCGCCTCCCCCGGCCCAGCAGCGTGAACCGGCGCAGATACCGGGCGGCGGAGCACAGTCACTGAACGATCTGGCCAGGCAGGCTGATCAGTATTTCCAGAAAGCCCTGGAGAGCCTGCGAAACGGAAACTGGGCACAGTATGGCCAGTATCAGGATGATCTGGGAAAAGTCATTCAGGAATTACTCAAAGCTTCAGAGGGAAAATGAAAAGAAGAAAAACCTTACCTGCATTACCTACACTACGCATGGCTGTTGCAGGCATTGTTCTGGCCGCCATATTCGGCCTTGGAGGATGCCAGGGGATGAAAGCCCGTTTGCAGGAGGCGGAGAACCACTACGAATACGGCCTGCTCTACCTTCGGAATGGAAAATATAACCTGGCCTTTGGTGAATTCCAGAAGGCCAGGGAGCTCAATCCGAAAGACCCGCGGGTATATAACGGGCTGGGATTGACCTATTATTTCCAGGGGAAATTCTCCGCGGCTATCCAGGAATACCATAAAGCGATCAGGCTGAGCCCGGAGTATCCGGAAGCCTATAACAACCTGGCTGCCGCTCTGGGCAAGGAGGAGCGGTGGTCTGAGGTCATCCGCTATGCTGACAGGGCGCTGGCGATCCCTTCGTATACGACGCCCGAATTGGCACACTTTAATAAAGGATTAGCCTATTATCGCCGCGGGGAATACGAAAAAGCCAGGACTGAATTTGAAACCTCACTGGAATTGGATGCAAACTATGCCGATACGCACTTTCATCTGGGTTTGACTCTGCTTGCGCTGAAACAGCATGCATCTGCCGTAAAATCCTTTCAGAAAGCTCTGGAACTGCTCTCTATGGCTGAGGAGAGCCAGAACGATGCTCTCGCTGTCGAGTGCCGCTACCACCTGGCTTTAGCCTATTTTCAGAGTGGACAGAGCGATCTGGCAGCCAGAGAATTCCAAAAGGTTATTGATCTTGCTCCGGACAGTGGCCGGGCTGGGGAGGCTCGAGGGTATCTTGGCAGGCTGAAGATGAAGTAAAGACAAAATACAAAGGTAAAGGCAAAGGGCACCACTCAAGACACAGAGGCACAGAGAAAAACAATGGAACTTAAACCAACAAGCTGGTTTCAGCGGCTGCGGCAGGGCCTGGCGAAAACCCATAATACCCTTATGGGCGGCATCAACAGGCTGCTTCGTGGCAAGACTGCGGTTGATGAGGAATTATTTGAAGAGCTTGAGGAAGTTTTAATCCTGGCTGACCTTGGCTTTCAAACCTCTCATGAGGTGGTGGATCGGCTGCGGGATAAGGCCCGGCGGCAAAAAATCACCGAGGCTTCGATGCTCCGGTCAGTCCTGCAGGCGGAGCTTCTGGAAATAGTAAAACCGTTTCAATCTCCCCTGGATATTTCCGCACACGCTCCCTTTATCATGATGGTGCTGGGAGTCAACGGTGTTGGAAAAACCACGACCATTGGCAAATTGGCTGCCCGCTATACCCGGCAGGGGAAGAAGGTGCTCCTGACCGCGGGGGATACCTTCAGGGCTGCGGCTATTGAGCAGCTCGAAATCTGGGGTCAGCGGGCAGGGTGTAGCGGAGTGATCAAACACCAGTCCGGTTCGGATCCTTCAGCCGTGGTTTATGATGCCATTCAGGCTGCCCGGTCACGAAACATGGATTTAGTGATTATCGATACCGCAGGCAGGCTGCACACCAAAGACCACCTGGTGGCTGAGCTGCAAAAGATGAAACGGGTAATCTCCCGGGAAATGCCGGAGGCTCCGCATGAAATCCTTCTGGTACTGGACGCTACCACAGGTCAGAATGCGCTCCAGCAGGCCCGGCAATTCAATGAGGCGCTTCAGGGAATCACCGGCCTTGCGCTGACCAAACTGGATGGCACAGCCAAGGGAGGCATCATTTTCAGCATCGTTCATGAGCTGTCCATACCGGTCAGGCTGATCGGTGTGGGTGAAAGCGTCGAGGATCTTCGCGATTTTGAGGCCGATGAATTCATCGCTGCCTTGTTTGAAACCGCTGAGGAAGATTGAAATATGGATAGAGAATACATGAATCAGGTTTTTAAACTGGCTGCTCAGGGCAAGGGAAGAACTTCCCCCAATCCGATGGTAGGGGCTATTATTGTCAAGAATGACAAGATCGTGGGGCAGGGATACCATGAGCGGTACGGGGCTCCCCATGCGGAAATCCGGGCACTTCAGGACGCCGGAGAAAATGCCCGGGGCGCTACCCTCTACATTAACCTTGAGCCCTGCTGTCACCAGGGGCAGACGCCGCCCTGCATCCCTGAAATCGTCCGCGCCGGTATCCAGCGGGTCGTGGTGGCTACCAAAGATCCGAATCCCCTGGTAAACGGGCAGGGGATCAGAGAGCTGAAAATGCAGGGGATCGAGGTCAAGACCGGCGTTCTGGAAAGCGCTGCCCGAAAGTTCAACGAATACTTTTTTAAGTATATCAGGACCAAGACCCCCTTTGTTATCCTGAAAATGGGCATGAGCCTCGATGGGAAAATGGCCACCAAGACCGGTGACTCCCGGTGGATAACCAGCGCGCTGCTGCGGGGCTTTGTCCATCAACTGCGCAACGAGATCGATGCCACCCTGGTGGGTATCGGGACGGTGATTCGCGACAACCCCCGTCTGACCACGCGGCTCAAAGATGAACCGGGCAGGGATCCCAAAAGGATCGTGGTCGACAGTCTCCTGCGGATCCCGTTAAAGGCCCGGATATTTACCCAGCAGTCGGAGGCCGAAAATATCATCGTCACCACGATCAATGCACCGGTAGAACGGGTCAAGGAGCTGGAAAAGACGGGTGCCCGGATAATTTTTGTGAAAACCATGGGCAAGAATATGGTGGATATGAAGGATATGGTTGTCAAGCTGGGGCAGTTGCAGATCACTTCGCTCATGATCGAGGGAGGAGCCAGTATTAACGGTTCTGCCATCCAGGCGGGGATCGTCGATAAGGTGATCATGTTTATCGCACCCAAGATTATCGGAGGCGCCGCTGCCCCAAGCACCATCGGAGGTGACGGGGTGGCCAGGGTAGATGATGCCATTAAGCTGAATAACATCAAAACCAAACGCTTTGGTAACGATCTGATGATTGAAGGATATGTCGAGAAGCCGCCTTCAGCCTGCATCTGGTCTCCCTTTGGATGCAGCGGGGAATAGCGGAAAGGGGGCTTTTGAGGTTTTTTTGTGTTTACCGGTATCGTTGAAGAAGTGGGAACGGTTGCCAGTGTGCACCGCACGGGAGAGATTATCAAGGTCAGGGTCAGGACCTCACAGGTTGACAGTACAGACCGGATCGGGGACAGCATTTGTATTAACGGCGTCTGCCTGACGGTGGTTTCTCTGACTGACCAGAGCCTTGAATTTGATCTTTCGCTGGAAACGGCCAGGACAACGACCCTTGGCAGTTTGCGGGTCTCGGACCGGGTCAATATGGAACGGGCACTGCGGTTGAGTGATCGCCTGGGAGGGCATCTTCTTTCCGGCCATATCGACGGTGTCGGATACATCAGAAAGCTCTCGAAAAACGGCTGGCATTACCTGCTGGGAGTGGCCCCCCCAAAGAGTGCTTCCTGCTACCTGGTTGACAAGGGATCGATCGGTCTTGACGGAATCAGCCTGACGGTTGCTTCCCTGGAAGATGGGCTGGTGTGGGTATCCGTCATCCCCCATACCGCTGAAGTAACCACCTTGAAAGAAAAGAAAACGGGTGATGCGGTCAATGTGGAAGCAGACCTTCTGGCTAAATATGTTCATCGTCTCCTGACTGCTCATCCCCTGTCTCAAGCTGCCGGTTCCCCGGAAAATTCCACGCTGGGAAAAGAATTTTTAGCCAAACATGGGTTTTTATCATAATAACAAGAATTCAGGAGTCAGGAGCCAGGAGTCAGAATAAAAACCTTCTGAATTCCGCCTTCTGAATTCTGACTCCTCGATTGTTTTGAGGGAAATATCTTATGTGCTTTAGTACGATTCCAGACGCCCTGGAAGATCTTCGCCAGGGCAAAATGCTCATTGTTATCGATGACGAGGACCGGGAGAATGAAGGGGACCTCACCGTTGCCGCTGAAAAGGTCACGCCGCAGATCATCAACTTTATGGCCCAGTATGGCCGCGGGCTGATCTGCCTGCCCATGACCGGCCAGAGGCTGGATGAGCTGAAAATCCCGATGATGGTTCAGGAGAACACCTCATCCTTCGAGACGGCCTTCACGGTTTCGATCGAGGCCAAACATCAGACTACTACCGGGATCAGCGCCGCAGACCGGGCGGCAACTGTTTTAGCGGCCATTGATCCGAAAACACGGCCAGAAGACCTGGCCCGGCCTGGTCACATGTTCCCGCTGCGGGCCAAAGAGGGCGGGGTTCTGGCACGGACCGGACAAACCGAAGCAGCCGTGGATCTGTCCCGTCTGGCCGGTTTATACCCGGCAGGGGTTATCTGTGAAATCATGAATCCTGACGGCACCATGGCCAGACTTCCTTCTCTGATCGAATTCTCGAAGAAGCATGACATCAGGCTGATTACCATTAAAGACCTGATTACCTACCGGCTGCAAACGGAAAAGCTGATTCTGCGGGCTGCATCTTTCTCCCTGCCCACCCTGTACGGTATATTTCAATCTATCGCCTATCAGAGCAGTATCGACCGGCAGGTTCACATCGCCCTGACCATGGGGACATGGTCTGCCGACGAGGAAGTGCTCGTGCGGGTCCATTCGGAATGCCTGACCGGCGATGCACTGGGATCGCTGCGGTGCGATTGCGGGGCACAGCTCAAAAGAGCCATGGAAATGATCGCTCAGCGGGGAAAGGGGGTCATCCTCTACCTGCACCAGGAAGGCCGGGGTATCGGCCTGCTGAACAAACTGCGGGCTTACGAGCTTCAGGATGGAGGCAAGGACACGGTCGAGGCCAACGAAGCCCTTGGGTTTAAGGCAGACCTTCGCGAATATGGAGTGGGTGCCCAGGTGCTGGCTGATCTGGGGCTGAAAAAGATCCAGCTCCTGACCAATAACCCGCGCAAAATCGTCGGCCTGGAAGGGTACGGCCTTCAGGTGACCCGCCGGATACCGATTGAAGTCGAGCCCTGTCAGAACAATGCTCATTATCTGAAAACCAAAAAAAACAAGCTTGGTCACCTGCTGACCATTGAGGAGAAAATGTAATGCCCAAAATTGTGGAAGGGGACCTGAGCGCGGAAGGTATCCGCTTTGGTATCATTGTCAGCCGCTTCAACGACTTTATTACCGACCGGCTGCTGGCTGGTGCTTTGGATGCACTCCTGCGGCACGGAGCAGACGAAGATAATATAGAGGTTATTAAAGTACCGGGCTCTTTCGAGATCCCGTATGCGGCTCTCAAAGTCGCCCAGAAGAAGCGGTATGAGGCGGTCATCTGCCTGGGTGCGGTGATCCGGGGTGATACGCCGCATTTTGAGTATATCAGTGCAGAGGTGGCCAAGGGCATCGCCAAAGTATCCCTGGATACCGGAGTGCCGGTAATGTTCGGAGTTGTCACCACTGACACGATTGAACAGGCCATTGAACGGGCAGGTACGAAAGCAGGCAACAAGGGCTTCCAGGCAGCCATGTGCGCCATTGAGATGGCCAGGCTGTATCGGAAACTGGCCGAAAAGGAGAGTGAGTAAATTCTGATGGGTAAGAGGCGGCTGGCACGAGAATTTGCCCTCCAGATTCTTTTTCAGTTGGACATCACCAGAGACCCTCTTCAGGAAGGAATTGAGTTGTTTTGGGCTGCCCGTGATCAGTCCCCCGAAGTCAAGGAGTTTGCCAATCAACTGGCCACTGGGACCCTGGAGCATCTGGCCTTTATCGATCAGTGCATCTGCCGGTATTCGGAAAAATGGACAATCACCCGGATGCCTACAGTGGACCGTAATGTCCTGCGGCTGGCTACCTA
The bacterium genome window above contains:
- a CDS encoding PAS domain S-box protein produces the protein MREKILIAESNPRFLGKLSTILIQNNYQIIAASKQDELLEHVQKDSPDLLLWSYSIPFLDDPGLLKSLHQNHENTSIVFLVNQENESRIRDLICDGADDYLVEPFDDSQVLAVVGNALKFRQIKLRNKMICQELVNANQRLSIKTRQFQELVDFHNSILENINVGIFTIDSRFAVTSWNKKIQELTGISRENALEKNIFSLFPVLREDNLHQRISQVVHHGGTTELGHIYSLNPLGEHVCCAYKISPIRKNGEILGAVLLVDDITQKINLQQELNKTQRYLSHLVENSTDAIISFDLDGVIVTWNQGAEAIYGYSDKEAIGRKWDILVPAHHHDEVGHLFKCVKENSSVKNLELSMINRKGKEIPVTMSLSLIKDPHGHIFGLSCISRDQSEKRDLQNQLIHTQKMASLGSMAAGMAHDINNPLASILAYAELLVNKTEKIGFTELTGHLLQVEEDVERIGSMIRKMLWYSKPSPPQLSQANVNEQLNRAVEFANFQTPLRDIKVVREYDPNLPDTLMNTREIVQAFVNLITNAVKAMPNNQGTLTLKTFQRHNMTNGADEIVIMVSDTGIGIPEENLGKIFQYCFTTGESTGKGNGLGLYVVRAIVEENGGNIQVQSKVNEGTTFTITLPIKTDGKSNPFLQ
- a CDS encoding LL-diaminopimelate aminotransferase, which produces MKIAIAERLNQLPPYLFAKIDALKVEAIKNGVDIIDLGIGDPDQPTPLHIREKMKEAVEDRANHRYPSYQGLRDFREAVARWYQRRFGVDLDPDTEVLSLIGSKEGIAHVPLAFLNPGDVCLVPDPGYPVYQAGTTLAGGIVHRMPLLPENGFLPDLTKISDPTVLQKARLFFINYPNNPTAATAEPGFFRQVIDFARKHNIIVCHDNAYSEIAYDGYQAPSFLQIEGAKEVGIEFHSLSKTYNMTGWRIGFAAGNAEIIAALGKVKTNIDSGIFQAVQRAGIAAMNMDQECVRDMCRLYQERRDVLCQGLESLGFTVVRPRATFYLWIKVPAGTTSEALTLRLLREAGIICTPGTGFGTYGEGFIRMALTIPKERMAEAVDRMRKVL
- the folK gene encoding 2-amino-4-hydroxy-6-hydroxymethyldihydropteridine diphosphokinase; amino-acid sequence: MAAEVYLGLGSNIEPRILHCYQAIYQLQRSSSGSVVERSSFYETEPYGYEKQDWFINLVLKIRTELSPHSLLNLTQQIEKSLGREINFRWGPRVIDIDILLYEDEQIEEKDLVIPHPLLHLRKFVLYPLAEIAPDLEHPAIGKTVRELLQTCPDQKKVRNLEHRESR
- a CDS encoding UPF0182 family protein — its product is MRKEKIILLFGLALLLFLVLGKAADIYGELLWFQGLGYSSVFWTILLTKGLTAIALGTLFFLVAGLNLYLARKTGPSKKQWELSVRRQGMGGVETIPIRPEYVNRLLLLGCLVLSVFMGIWPAGMKWDEFLRFWYQTPFSRLDPIFHRDIGYFVFSYPVMVFMQKWLFYTLLITTGLVGYIYSKDGEIRLKLADFMFTRRAKAHLSVLASLLLLLFAWDKRLKMLGLLYSSRGVVFGASYTDMHAQLIAYWILFIIAGVCAFLFWINISSRGWKWPLIGLASLFVLSILVNELYPWALQQFIVEPNELAKERPYIQHNIQYTRLGYNLDKIEEKNFQALTNLSLADIQKNALTLRNVKLWDKKPLKQTYSELQEMRLYYNFINVDEDRYILNGEHTQVMLSPRELNQSQLPEQARTWENEHFKYTHGYGLCMSPVNSVTEKGLPNLVIKNIPPVSEVDLKVRRPEVYYGERANDFVIVNTASPEFDYPRGDTNVYTNYQGKGGVRVGSYLHRLIFSLKFSDFKILLTSYVKPESRIMFHREIRDMVRTLAPFLIYDRDPYPVVSSADGHIYWIQDAYTTTDKYPYSEQSMLVSADDSLPLQGGGPLPMLLSGRQPGAGIINYIRNSVKVVIDAYDGTAIYYVVDQEDPIIQTYQKMFPALFRPFSEMPQDLRSHIRYPKDLFEIQANMYQLYHMQDAQVFYNKEDQWDLPRQKGLSDQEESPMEGYYLTMRLPEQEKEEFLLMVPFTPNNKSNMIAWICARCDGPDYGKLLVYKFPKEKLIYGPRQVEARIDQQTEISRELTLWSQQGSQVFRGDLLVIPIERAILYIEPVYLVAAGESQLPELKRVIVAYGDKIEMKPTLPEAMQAVFGQEMAEAAPPPPPPAQQREPAQIPGGGAQSLNDLARQADQYFQKALESLRNGNWAQYGQYQDDLGKVIQELLKASEGK
- a CDS encoding tetratricopeptide repeat protein, with the translated sequence MAVAGIVLAAIFGLGGCQGMKARLQEAENHYEYGLLYLRNGKYNLAFGEFQKARELNPKDPRVYNGLGLTYYFQGKFSAAIQEYHKAIRLSPEYPEAYNNLAAALGKEERWSEVIRYADRALAIPSYTTPELAHFNKGLAYYRRGEYEKARTEFETSLELDANYADTHFHLGLTLLALKQHASAVKSFQKALELLSMAEESQNDALAVECRYHLALAYFQSGQSDLAAREFQKVIDLAPDSGRAGEARGYLGRLKMK
- the ftsY gene encoding signal recognition particle-docking protein FtsY, with protein sequence MELKPTSWFQRLRQGLAKTHNTLMGGINRLLRGKTAVDEELFEELEEVLILADLGFQTSHEVVDRLRDKARRQKITEASMLRSVLQAELLEIVKPFQSPLDISAHAPFIMMVLGVNGVGKTTTIGKLAARYTRQGKKVLLTAGDTFRAAAIEQLEIWGQRAGCSGVIKHQSGSDPSAVVYDAIQAARSRNMDLVIIDTAGRLHTKDHLVAELQKMKRVISREMPEAPHEILLVLDATTGQNALQQARQFNEALQGITGLALTKLDGTAKGGIIFSIVHELSIPVRLIGVGESVEDLRDFEADEFIAALFETAEED
- the ribD gene encoding bifunctional diaminohydroxyphosphoribosylaminopyrimidine deaminase/5-amino-6-(5-phosphoribosylamino)uracil reductase RibD → MDREYMNQVFKLAAQGKGRTSPNPMVGAIIVKNDKIVGQGYHERYGAPHAEIRALQDAGENARGATLYINLEPCCHQGQTPPCIPEIVRAGIQRVVVATKDPNPLVNGQGIRELKMQGIEVKTGVLESAARKFNEYFFKYIRTKTPFVILKMGMSLDGKMATKTGDSRWITSALLRGFVHQLRNEIDATLVGIGTVIRDNPRLTTRLKDEPGRDPKRIVVDSLLRIPLKARIFTQQSEAENIIVTTINAPVERVKELEKTGARIIFVKTMGKNMVDMKDMVVKLGQLQITSLMIEGGASINGSAIQAGIVDKVIMFIAPKIIGGAAAPSTIGGDGVARVDDAIKLNNIKTKRFGNDLMIEGYVEKPPSACIWSPFGCSGE